The Macrobrachium nipponense isolate FS-2020 chromosome 7, ASM1510439v2, whole genome shotgun sequence DNA window gtccttagcctttcaACACTTGATACACCGAagtggcgtagagggggaagagggagaggaaggcaGTACTGGTTCCTTATGAAAATTCTTTGCAGGAGGCAGGGACGAAGCAACGCATTTCCTTCCAATCCTCCCAATcaacaaggcagccaacttataaTCCAaaagagtccaacctcttaagcactgcctggcatataacctcagactgatctgcgaGAGAAGGCTCCGAtcacatggaagggagatgtagcgaactgggcggcagtgatgaTGTCATGACTGAGAAAGGCAGTACAGAGGAgatgactgggagtgacgtcacaagtggagATGACGTCCCAGCTTCCCCTCCGTGTGAAGGGGAATCAGATGCCACTGGCGGAGAAACACAACGAcggatcccgtgacgtcatcaacggggctgacacCATAGCTCCCCTCCAactcgaagaagcggcaacagtcactggcggagcaatacagatggctgacctcggctacccacaaagacgaggccgggaggaggggggatggtctGGTCCGCCTGAGCAGGGGGGTAGCAAGCCTCCAAAAAGTGCgcaagcaacccctccaaggatggGGTACCCCATAGCctgagcgtcttccaaatcgccaccatcttggacgcctcagactggaataaatgagaatgatgaaaaagcctcccccctcccaggaatcaaattaactcccgaagaagaaggggtgacattacaaaaatcagcctggtggcctcccgatacttccagcgacgaatcaatggaagaaaaggaaggagacacaggaacaacactactatgggggttgataCTGCAGAAaacgaagcatcgggaagaggtaaaaaccttcccaagaaggaagagtcaaaaccttccgatgctctctcttgctaaaaacgacttccactgctctttaggccatgcccggcattctgtgcaagggttcgttatagtacaaaaattagaatggcacctgctacatgtgatgtggggatcagtctccgccgaagccaaaaaacaagaacacggaaaacctggaattccggggcacacatGTTGATAAGGTCctgaaggagcagaagaagccataatatcagcaaacacacacactacacacaagcgaaacgggcaatgaaccgggtaaaggccaagagaggttaaccactACACTCGCCCAGGTAGGTAAGAAAAGACCAACGAATTGGCGTAGGTGAATGGTCTTTGACCATTCTTCAACCGATctacacatgcgttgccagatatcacaagattcattGCTTTCATCTGTCATTTAACCGGAtgcagctaggcactagaaatgatcctactgttaagaccgaaggtttgtttgcgtatgaacaaatatGTCTTCATTAAATTCATTTTTCAGGCTACGGTTGGTGTAGGTACTCGATGTGACAGTAAGGGTACCAAACACCTTAGTAAAAGACAATCTGATCCACAGTAAATACAATGGAATCTATAATCATAAAGCAGTTTATTGGCCAAATAAGTCATAGGTAAAACAAATGATCATAAAGTCTAACTATGCATTGGTAAAAGTTTACACAGAAACCAATTAATACCAAACACATTCTTTTAATTATAGAATCACCCCAAATGTAATAGGAAAATTATCACTAGAAATTTTGTAAAGATAAAATCTACTACCTGATAATTCATCCTCAACAGAGATGCCCCTAGTTCGTCATTGACAGAATAGCCAAATTTCTTCTTTATGTGCATCATGGGGACCTTCACACTTGATGATGCTGAAGTCCAGAAATCCTCATCATAGGTGCTCTCCTTACTGAACTGATGTTCCCAAAGACCTTTGAAGTACACTGCATTCACAAGAACCATTCTTGTTAAGGAGTCAAGGATTCCTGAAGTGCCGAGAATACAAAAGTCATCATAATAATTGGAAAGCTTCAATGACAACAGGTCCTTGTTTTAAAACAAGTGAAAAGATTGAATTAATACAGAACAGTATTGGTTTGGAAAACCAACTATTAAAGTAAATTTTCCCAATTGTGTTGTACATGTGTATTGAGAAGGCAATGAGAATTTGTCGTAAGTTACATTCACTTTGGACAGTAGAAGAACTTTCATCAGTTTCAAGATATACCTAATCTTTATTTTTACCTGGAGGTAATGACTGCATATATAAGGAATAATGCTTGGTATGCCCTATGCAGCaaactgtatataatatagagttcttTGAGTCTATTTGGACTACAGCCTTTATCCTTTTACTTTATATCCATTCTTTTTTATCTCTTACAATGGAATTTGTTGACCAAATTCCATTGTAAGAATAAAGAAACTCTTAAAAGCTACCCTTATGAGTCTAGACTGTCGACAAAATCCCTCAAGAACAGTATCTCCCTCCCTtaggagaaatagaaaaaataaaatgtgtatgtagtatatgataAAACAGTTTATGTGGTAAAAGCATTCTTCATAAGACAACAATGACAAACTCTGAGACTGCAAACTTTAATCACATAAATTCTTGTTAGTGTTTTCTTAGTTTATTGTGTATGTACATAAATGCAAGGCAAACTTTAATTAAGTTTGACCAACATAAAATTAAAGAGcagtacaattttggttattacaATAACCCCTCCATCTGAAAGACGAAGTTTAGGGGCACAATAAAAAACAGATAGACTTGACAGTTATGATCTATCATTGCTCTTTGATTTGCTCACTGCTTCATGTTAAGCCTCAGTGAAGATTGCTataatacttgaaaataaaattctccaTCAGAAATTTTAGAAAGAGAAGACAAGAACAACATTCCAAGATGGTTCTTTTACTTTTTGATAGTTTTTACTGGAGGAATCTGTCCTGATTATATTTAATATCTCCGCTTCCTTATCTGTGAAGATCAATAAAACATGATACAATATACCACACCTGGGGGGATTAGATCCTTGATGCGAGACTTAGTGGCGTCTTCTACAGCACCGTTGATCTTGCCTCGAACCTCTGCCTCTTGATTGAAATCTACAGTCTCTGCAGAACTCATATACTTCTGGGTCAACAATTCCATGTATTCATCCAGCACTTTCAACTGATCAGATACGTATACCATATTGGCAGTTTGAAGTTCGTACTCGGGGACTTCTGTctgtttcaagaaaaaaaagtccaCTACGTATACTTAAGAACGTATGGGGTATTACAAAAACAGAaggtcataataataatcaacatatTACTTCTCCAAATTATCTAAATAAAACTGTTAAAGTAACAACAAAGATGATATGGAAATGACAAATTTCAAATGTAAcaccagcaggagagagagagagagagagagagagagagagagagagagagagagagagagagaatcacctctTGTGGCAGAATGGTAGGTTTTGGCTACAATCGGTAGTTAatcaatacatttcataaatgaaGCAAATGCATGGGAAGGAGACTGTAACAACTTTACTGGGCCTCCTTTCCTACTAGTATACCATGCAATTCAATTACAACTAATTCTGTTCAGCAAAAATCAATAATAACTATTTATATCAATTCCTATTACCTAAATTTCTATGTCCAACAAAGATAAGGAAATATTTACACAAAAATTCAGCGGCACTATGATgctataaattcaaataaaattctcACAACCAATGAAAGATAAGAGACTAATACACATTTTTATCTAAAGTAATAAGCAACATATATGAAGCCCTTTTCATGATACTGAAACAAATACCAATATAAAAGGCCCAccatgaaaaggaagaaaaaaaaaagatctacaAATAAAACTACATATACTCTATGAAGCCTTCCTTGCACAACACCATTGTTTGAAACACTcctccaaatatatatacaatttaaaagTCAGTTTTCAATGCTGAGTACTGGTTTTGACTTAATATTAATAAGCAATTAACTTCACAAATGCTAAAAAGAACTTACTTTAAACAATGACCAGTAAGTTTACCTAGTTTGGCACACAGTAAACAGTATTAAAGGTTATTTTCAATGGTCCCCTGTACACAGATCTCTGctttttaaatttccattcttTCCCCTGGCCTCTTCCGACCTACCTGTCAAAACTCTTCAATTTTACCTGAAGAAATCTTCAAGGTGAACCTTGCAAAGGTCTAAAAATGTGACTCACTGTTGTTaaactaaaatcaaaataataatatacaaatgaaCTTGAAGCTGGGAACAGCATAACGTTACTTATGTAGAGAACAGAATTCAGCACAAAGTATAATAATGGCTACAAGCGAATCTAATTTCCACCAGTGAATGTGAGTAGTGCTGAAGCCTTTTCTTTTACATTCAACTAAACTTACCCACTATGAAATACTGCTGACCATGATTAGCTTGTTTCCACATCTTTTACTTGTGTACTATTAATTGGTAACTACCATATCAAAAATCTTTAATATAATCAAAATGACAAACAATTAGAGATTTTGGACCAAGAATGGACAAGTTAAACATGACCGCAAAATTAGGGTAACCCTGTGGGGAGGCAATGAACGGTATCTTTTTAAgggtgacaatatatataacaaagctgATTCCATACCACCTCTTCTTTCCCACTTTTATCCCTACATTATGGGGTCggctgcctgatgcgccttctccactgtctTCTTCAAAGGCagcatcctccaccaaacctcatcTCTCCATACCTGATGTACTGCAATTAACatggcaagaaaaataaaagggcaCAAACCTTGATGTCTGCAATTATGTCACTGAAGGCATCATGGATTGAGTCATTATCTTCCAGATGAAGCACCTTGTGCATTTCAGCTTTGGTGTTGCCTCGAGCACCTCCCAGTGTCATTCCAAGTGCCGAAATAATACTGAATGGGGAAAAGAAGAGGTTTCCACTGTTTTCCTTGGCAAGTTTCTGTTCGGAATGAAACGTAAACCTGATTTTATGAAGCAATAAACCAAAATCTGAATACACAACAGGTTAGCTACCAGTAACATTACTGTAATCTAAACCCACATTATCAAACAGTACTAGAATTCTTTTCCTTGAACAAATGGGATACTATTAACTGTTCTATTTGCACTAAAGAATATCAGGATATCACACGACAAAAGAAGTACCTCTTCAATGATATGATAATTCACACAATACCTTATATGTTACcagttttctgatattttagtattTCAGAAATATTCAATTCTGATAAAATCTGTTAGCACATAATCTGCATGCATAATACTTTGAGATCTGATGGTATTCAACTGGCAAATACTATATTCAACTGGCAAATActattcttaaaatttttttaattttagctaCTAAAAAGATTCACTAGTTGGGAACATTTACTCTGATATTTTTACAGTTCTATACAGAATTGTTCTTATTGACTGCAAGCACTTACAAACAAAATCCACTACCAAACTTGAACAGATTTTATTActtactacatacatatccctTGTAAAATTGTTCTGACTGATAGCAAGACTTGATACAGCCTCTTGATGCTGAAACTCAGGGAATGTGCTGTTGCCAGAACTTGGTCGTACGTTAGCCATGATTACTAAGAGGATTTGACAGAGCCTGGAACATAAGAGAAGCATTATCTTATGGTTATGATGaacaaatttgtttaaaaaaatattgaagttaAGTCCTGATGCATCAATAGTATAACAGTGAGGACAAAAAAATATCCCTAAACTTATTGCTGTATTGTATCACTGTACCAAAAAACATCAAGGAAAATTCATTTTTGGAAGAGGACATTTCCcttattgagagtaaaaaggtttgaaaggtgtaacaggaggaaaaccttgcagctgcATTAGGATAAACTGTTAGAAGAAggtggaaggaatgaaaggggttgcagctaggggccaaacaaatgctgcaaagaaccttaagtataatgcctacagtgcacgagATGTACAGATAGCTCTACCCCACTAATAAGCACAATTCATAAGACCAAAACCAGGAACAGAAGGTTATGAGAAAAATTCAAGGGGGaggtggtgggggcggggggggggggggggggggatgggaacGTTTAGGGCCATGAAACTAAagaaactggggggggggggggggggggggggggggggggggggtgggggggggatgggaaCGTAAGCAATGAAagaactggggggggggggggggtgtgggggggtgggggggggtggggggggggggggtagggtggtggagggggggggggtgtggggggggggattggtgGAACGTAAGCATGAAAGAACTATCCCACCCACAAGACAGCGGATTTCTGAGGATAAGTTTTTCCAAACAGAGGATCTATTTCACTGAAAAACAAAGAGAATAGGCAGCAAACTCAAGGGTAAATAAAGGTTAACTCTAATACAATTTAATGCAAATCCGAACATTAAAGGACACCTCATTATCTATGATACTTAAGAGTGCCTCCAATGCAAGGATATATTATTTAccccataaaaataaaaccataaaaacaattTGCTCAAGAACTGCCTgttctttcattttaaaatcctgaGCTGCGAAAGGCATTCCAGAAGACATTTTTATAGCAGACGTATATCAACAATAAAAACAGATTTCAGTAATTACAGTAGTACACTGTTTTCCTGCTTTCATAAATACTGTTTTGACTGAAAAGCTTGTATTGACTTTAGAACTATGCATAAATGTTTACTATATGGACGGATGGacggatgtatgatatttagggctaaagcccaggcactggggccaagaaagCGTTTACTGGCCATGAATGGAGTCTTATGGACAACAACGCCTGCAAAAGGCAATCACAACTAGGACTATGATCTGATAGTGATAATATATCGGTTACACAAAATTCATTATCATATTAAAAACCTCGTAACATTCATATTCAATCCAATAAACATCACAAGGATATCAAGTAGCAAAATATTGGATACATTTAAGCACAGCCAGACAATGTTGCTTTTTTTCAAAGCCACAAGAACCCTTGATTTGGCCTAGGCCTAGAGCAGCCTCTTGCCACCTAATTTTCCATCAAACGATTAACATTAGTGGTCATAGATGCCATGAAAGACCAAGTGCTtcagccaaatttttttttagacgGCGCATCTGGCGAGAGATTTGCACACGTGCTTTATGAACGCGTCGAAAGGGGGTTATTATCTGCGCTCCCTTTAGAGAAGTCTTTTACTATTTAATGTCTCTCCATATCAGATTACGATACTTGGTTTTTAAGCCCCAAATCCAAAACTACGCTTGATAAAGGAGAACTGAAAAAATTATGGCCAAAAATTTGCTTGGTATAAGAGAATTCAAACAAAAACGAACGACTCATCAAAGTCATGTCTATACATATTTATGGTTGTGTCGACCGTAGGTAAGGAGGAGACGTTTCCACAAAACTTCGATACTTACATGAGTGTTATCACAAGACAGTTCCTTGAATTACCACAGCCATAACTGACAGGAAATAACACCAGACAAAGGCTCCTCCAATAACActaatcatacatacacatacatgttaAGTACATTATTGATAAAAGATAACGAAAACAGGATCCCAAGCCTAAATG harbors:
- the LOC135217042 gene encoding leukocyte elastase inhibitor A-like isoform X9, with product MANVRPSSGNSTFPEFQHQEAVSSLAISQNNFTRDMYVKLAKENSGNLFFSPFSIISALGMTLGGARGNTKAEMHKVLHLEDNDSIHDAFSDIIADIKTEVPEYELQTANMVYVSDQLKVLDEYMELLTQKYMSSAETVDFNQEAEVRGKINGAVEDATKSRIKDLIPPGILDSLTRMVLVNAVYFKGLWEHQFSKESTYDEDFWTSASSSVKVPMMHIKKKFGYSVNDELGASLLRMNYQGSRLSMVIVLPNERDGLAALEEKLATADLNELDKRMYNVEVEVTLPKFKLEESLDLGDHLSGMGMVDLFSEKDADLSGISGNKDLFVSKVLHKAFLEVNEEGSEAAAATAVVIRARCMVMNEIFNANHPFAFFMRDEATGFVLFAGRLTEMGQNIQKDEL
- the LOC135217042 gene encoding leukocyte elastase inhibitor-like isoform X8 yields the protein MMEGARVTRWRRLCQILLVIMANVRPSSGNSTFPEFQHQEAVSSLAISQNNFTRDMYVKLAKENSGNLFFSPFSIISALGMTLGGARGNTKAEMHKVLHLEDNDSIHDAFSDIIADIKTEVPEYELQTANMVYVSDQLKVLDEYMELLTQKYMSSAETVDFNQEAEVRGKINGAVEDATKSRIKDLIPPGILDSLTRMVLVNAVYFKGLWEHQFSKESTYDEDFWTSASSSVKVPMMHIKKKFGYSVNDELGASLLRMNYQGSRLSMVIVLPNERDGLAALEEKLATADLNELDKRMYNVEVEVTLPKFKLEESLDLGDHLSGMGMVDLFSEKDADLSGISGNKDLFVSKVLHKAFLEVNEEGSEAAAATALVSSKKKRSIIQATRFVVDRPFLFFTENHHSGFILFLW
- the LOC135217042 gene encoding leukocyte elastase inhibitor-like isoform X2, translating into MMEGARVTRWRRLCQILLVIMANVRPSSGNSTFPEFQHQEAVSSLAISQNNFTRDMYVKLAKENSGNLFFSPFSIISALGMTLGGARGNTKAEMHKVLHLEDNDSIHDAFSDIIADIKTEVPEYELQTANMVYVSDQLKVLDEYMELLTQKYMSSAETVDFNQEAEVRGKINGAVEDATKSRIKDLIPPGILDSLTRMVLVNAVYFKGLWEHQFSKESTYDEDFWTSASSSVKVPMMHIKKKFGYSVNDELGASLLRMNYQGSRLSMVIVLPNERDGLAALEEKLATADLNELDKRMYNVEVEVTLPKFKLEESLDLGDHLSGMGMVDLFSEKDADLSGISGNKDLFVSKVLHKAFLEVNEEGSEAAAATAVMVVGFCARIPIQTTKFIVDHPFLFFIQDLHSGFVHFAGRLVNLQLS
- the LOC135217042 gene encoding leukocyte elastase inhibitor A-like isoform X1; its protein translation is MMEGARVTRWRRLCQILLVIMANVRPSSGNSTFPEFQHQEAVSSLAISQNNFTRDMYVKLAKENSGNLFFSPFSIISALGMTLGGARGNTKAEMHKVLHLEDNDSIHDAFSDIIADIKTEVPEYELQTANMVYVSDQLKVLDEYMELLTQKYMSSAETVDFNQEAEVRGKINGAVEDATKSRIKDLIPPGILDSLTRMVLVNAVYFKGLWEHQFSKESTYDEDFWTSASSSVKVPMMHIKKKFGYSVNDELGASLLRMNYQGSRLSMVIVLPNERDGLAALEEKLATADLNELDKRMYNVEVEVTLPKFKLEESLDLGDHLSGMGMVDLFSEKDADLSGISGNKDLFVSKVLHKAFLEVNEEGSEAAAATAVVIRARCMVMNEIFNANHPFAFFMRDEATGFVLFAGRLTEMGQNIQKDEL
- the LOC135217042 gene encoding leukocyte elastase inhibitor-like isoform X7, which produces MMEGARVTRWRRLCQILLVIMANVRPSSGNSTFPEFQHQEAVSSLAISQNNFTRDMYVKLAKENSGNLFFSPFSIISALGMTLGGARGNTKAEMHKVLHLEDNDSIHDAFSDIIADIKTEVPEYELQTANMVYVSDQLKVLDEYMELLTQKYMSSAETVDFNQEAEVRGKINGAVEDATKSRIKDLIPPGILDSLTRMVLVNAVYFKGLWEHQFSKESTYDEDFWTSASSSVKVPMMHIKKKFGYSVNDELGASLLRMNYQGSRLSMVIVLPNERDGLAALEEKLATADLNELDKRMYNVEVEVTLPKFKLEESLDLGDHLSGMGMVDLFSEKDADLSGISGNKDLFVSKVLHKAFLEVNEEGSEAAAATAMLVSNSAFIPVSPFVADHPFVLFLKNRRSGLFLFAGRLNKP
- the LOC135217042 gene encoding leukocyte elastase inhibitor A-like isoform X11, giving the protein MMEGARVTRWRRLCQILLVIMANVRPSSGNSTFPEFQHQEAVSSLAISQNNFTRDMYVKLAKENSGNLFFSPFSIISALGMTLGGARGNTKAEMHKVLHLEDNDSIHDAFSDIIADIKTEVPEYELQTANMVYVSDQLKVLDEYMELLTQKYMSSAETVDFNQEAEVRGKINGAVEDATKSRIKDLIPPGILDSLTRMVLVNAVYFKGLWEHQFSKESTYDEDFWTSASSSVKVPMMHIKKKFGYSVNDELGASLLRMNYQGSRLSMVIVLPNERDGLAALEEKLATADLNELDKRMYNVEVEVTLPKFKLEESLDLGDHLSGMGMVDLFSEKDADLSGISGNKDLFVSKVLHKAFLEVNEEGSEAAAATVILSSFCQSMSHLVYCHVSPYLF
- the LOC135217042 gene encoding leukocyte elastase inhibitor A-like isoform X10, which translates into the protein MMEGARVTRWRRLCQILLVIMANVRPSSGNSTFPEFQHQEAVSSLAISQNNFTRDMYVKLAKENSGNLFFSPFSIISALGMTLGGARGNTKAEMHKVLHLEDNDSIHDAFSDIIADIKTEVPEYELQTANMVYVSDQLKVLDEYMELLTQKYMSSAETVDFNQEAEVRGKINGAVEDATKSRIKDLIPPGILDSLTRMVLVNAVYFKGLWEHQFSKESTYDEDFWTSASSSVKVPMMHIKKKFGYSVNDELGASLLRMNYQGSRLSMVIVLPNERDGLAALEEKLATADLNELDKRMYNVEVEVTLPKFKLEESLDLGDHLSGMGMVDLFSEKDADLSGISGNKDLFVSKVLHKAFLEVNEEGSEAAAATGSLYWARTHTKMEISKKFVTMYTGE
- the LOC135217042 gene encoding leukocyte elastase inhibitor-like isoform X4, producing MMEGARVTRWRRLCQILLVIMANVRPSSGNSTFPEFQHQEAVSSLAISQNNFTRDMYVKLAKENSGNLFFSPFSIISALGMTLGGARGNTKAEMHKVLHLEDNDSIHDAFSDIIADIKTEVPEYELQTANMVYVSDQLKVLDEYMELLTQKYMSSAETVDFNQEAEVRGKINGAVEDATKSRIKDLIPPGILDSLTRMVLVNAVYFKGLWEHQFSKESTYDEDFWTSASSSVKVPMMHIKKKFGYSVNDELGASLLRMNYQGSRLSMVIVLPNERDGLAALEEKLATADLNELDKRMYNVEVEVTLPKFKLEESLDLGDHLSGMGMVDLFSEKDADLSGISGNKDLFVSKVLHKAFLEVNEEGSEAAAATVVVVEMEMCVPIQTTKFAVNHPFLFFIGNHHDGFVHFTGRLTNF
- the LOC135217042 gene encoding leukocyte elastase inhibitor-like isoform X5, producing the protein MMEGARVTRWRRLCQILLVIMANVRPSSGNSTFPEFQHQEAVSSLAISQNNFTRDMYVKLAKENSGNLFFSPFSIISALGMTLGGARGNTKAEMHKVLHLEDNDSIHDAFSDIIADIKTEVPEYELQTANMVYVSDQLKVLDEYMELLTQKYMSSAETVDFNQEAEVRGKINGAVEDATKSRIKDLIPPGILDSLTRMVLVNAVYFKGLWEHQFSKESTYDEDFWTSASSSVKVPMMHIKKKFGYSVNDELGASLLRMNYQGSRLSMVIVLPNERDGLAALEEKLATADLNELDKRMYNVEVEVTLPKFKLEESLDLGDHLSGMGMVDLFSEKDADLSGISGNKDLFVSKVLHKAFLEVNEEGSEAAAATAVLMFMCFTVPRITRFVADHPFFFFIQDSHSGFVYFAGRLVDF
- the LOC135217042 gene encoding leukocyte elastase inhibitor A-like isoform X6 gives rise to the protein MMEGARVTRWRRLCQILLVIMANVRPSSGNSTFPEFQHQEAVSSLAISQNNFTRDMYVKLAKENSGNLFFSPFSIISALGMTLGGARGNTKAEMHKVLHLEDNDSIHDAFSDIIADIKTEVPEYELQTANMVYVSDQLKVLDEYMELLTQKYMSSAETVDFNQEAEVRGKINGAVEDATKSRIKDLIPPGILDSLTRMVLVNAVYFKGLWEHQFSKESTYDEDFWTSASSSVKVPMMHIKKKFGYSVNDELGASLLRMNYQGSRLSMVIVLPNERDGLAALEEKLATADLNELDKRMYNVEVEVTLPKFKLEESLDLGDHLSGMGMVDLFSEKDADLSGISGNKDLFVSKVLHKAFLEVNEEGSEAAAATGLVANTRMMMRTSQFVADHPFMFYIRDNCSKLVYFAGKLVNP
- the LOC135217042 gene encoding leukocyte elastase inhibitor-like isoform X3, with the translated sequence MMEGARVTRWRRLCQILLVIMANVRPSSGNSTFPEFQHQEAVSSLAISQNNFTRDMYVKLAKENSGNLFFSPFSIISALGMTLGGARGNTKAEMHKVLHLEDNDSIHDAFSDIIADIKTEVPEYELQTANMVYVSDQLKVLDEYMELLTQKYMSSAETVDFNQEAEVRGKINGAVEDATKSRIKDLIPPGILDSLTRMVLVNAVYFKGLWEHQFSKESTYDEDFWTSASSSVKVPMMHIKKKFGYSVNDELGASLLRMNYQGSRLSMVIVLPNERDGLAALEEKLATADLNELDKRMYNVEVEVTLPKFKLEESLDLGDHLSGMGMVDLFSEKDADLSGISGNKDLFVSKVLHKAFLEVNEEGSEAAAATALVMTLCCALEPESTPSFVVDHPFLFFIHDLHSGFVHFTGRLNTP